A window from Flavobacterium sp. 83 encodes these proteins:
- a CDS encoding glutamine synthetase beta-grasp domain-containing protein: MAKIKLEYIWLDGYEPTQNLRSKTKVEEHENFQGTLEEIGNWSFDGSSTKQAEGGSSDCLLVPVAIYPDPTRINGYLVMTEVMNADGTAHSSNGRATIDDDGDFWFGFEQEYFIMDTRTLLPLGFPIGGYPAPQGMYYCSVGGKNTHGRSLVEEHADLCIAAGINFEGINQEVACGQWEFQLFAQGAKKAGDEIWIARYLLDRLTEKHGYYIEYHPKPLGDTDWNGSGMHANFSNEVLRTCGDQATYEKICEAFRPVVEEHIAVYGAYNEQRLTGKHETASIHDFSYGISDRGASIRIPLITVQKGWKGWLEDRRPASNGDPYKIAARIIKTVKSAL; the protein is encoded by the coding sequence ATGGCGAAAATAAAGTTAGAATACATTTGGTTAGATGGATACGAACCAACTCAAAACTTAAGAAGTAAAACTAAAGTTGAAGAACACGAAAATTTTCAAGGAACATTAGAAGAAATAGGAAACTGGTCTTTTGATGGTTCATCTACTAAACAAGCAGAAGGTGGTTCATCTGATTGTTTATTAGTACCAGTTGCAATTTATCCAGATCCTACTCGTATCAATGGATATTTAGTAATGACAGAAGTTATGAATGCTGATGGTACTGCTCACTCTTCAAACGGTAGAGCTACTATTGATGATGATGGTGATTTCTGGTTTGGTTTTGAACAAGAATATTTCATTATGGATACCCGCACTTTATTACCTTTAGGATTCCCTATAGGTGGATATCCTGCTCCACAAGGTATGTACTACTGTTCAGTAGGTGGAAAAAACACACACGGAAGAAGCTTAGTAGAAGAGCATGCAGATTTATGTATCGCTGCAGGAATTAACTTTGAAGGTATCAACCAAGAAGTTGCTTGTGGTCAATGGGAATTCCAATTATTCGCACAAGGAGCTAAAAAGGCTGGTGACGAAATATGGATTGCTAGATACTTACTAGATCGTTTGACTGAAAAGCATGGTTATTATATTGAATACCACCCAAAACCTTTAGGTGATACAGATTGGAATGGATCAGGAATGCACGCTAACTTCTCTAATGAAGTTTTAAGAACATGTGGAGATCAAGCAACATACGAAAAAATATGTGAAGCTTTCCGTCCAGTTGTTGAAGAGCATATTGCAGTTTACGGAGCTTACAATGAGCAACGTTTAACTGGTAAACATGAAACTGCATCTATCCATGATTTCTCTTATGGTATTTCTGATAGAGGTGCTTCAATCAGAATCCCATTAATTACTGTTCAAAAAGGATGGAAAGGATGGTTAGAAGACAGAAGACCAGCATCTAACGGTGACCCATACAAAATTGCTGCAAGAATTATCAAAACTGTAAAATCAGCTTTGTAA
- a CDS encoding glutamine synthetase III → MSSIRFQALREASNRKPVHFEEIDRKSIIYGSNVFNDKAMKQYLTSDAFKAVQGAIQHGTKIDRKLADYIAMGMKEWALSKGVTHYTHWFQPLTGTTAEKHDAFFETSYDGSDPVEKFGGAQLVQQEPDASSFPNGGIRNTFEARGYTAWDPTSPAFIFGTTLCIPTVFISYTGEALDNKIPLLRALSAMDEAATEVCKYFDKNVKKVTATLGWEQEYFLIDKSLADSRPDLVMTGRTLLGHTSAKGQQLDDHYFGSIPTRALTYMRDLEQECMLLGIPVKTRHNEVAPNQFELAPIFEETNLAVDHNCLLMDVMQKVAERHDLRVLFHEKPFKGVNGSGKHNNWSLATDTGVNLLSPSKTPMSNLQFLTFFINTIKAVNDYESLLRGAIATASNDHRLGANEAPPAIISVFIGEQLTKVLAELEGVTTGKLSPEEKTDLKLNVVGKIPDVLLDNTDRNRTSPFAFTGNKFEFRAVGSSANCANAMTTLNTIVAKQLRDFKIEVDALIESKDMKKDDAIFNVLREYIKVSKKVLFEGDGYSEEWEIEAAKRGLSNFKTTPEALKARASKQALDLFSEMGIMNNIEVEARYEIELEEYTKKIQIEGRVLGDISKNHVIPTAIRYQNMLIENVKGLKEIFGDEFKTIAKEQIILIKEISGHIEGINSKVEEMTNERKTANNLADAQEMAEAYCNKVKPYFEIIRNHCDKLELLVDNEIWTLTKYRELLFTK, encoded by the coding sequence ATGTCATCAATTCGTTTTCAAGCATTAAGAGAAGCTTCAAATAGAAAGCCTGTCCATTTTGAAGAAATAGATAGAAAATCAATTATTTATGGTTCTAATGTTTTTAATGATAAAGCGATGAAGCAATATTTGACTTCAGATGCTTTTAAAGCCGTTCAGGGGGCTATTCAACACGGAACTAAAATAGATAGAAAATTAGCGGATTATATCGCAATGGGAATGAAAGAATGGGCCCTGTCAAAAGGAGTAACCCATTATACACACTGGTTTCAGCCCCTTACTGGAACAACAGCTGAGAAACATGATGCTTTTTTTGAAACATCTTACGATGGCAGTGATCCCGTAGAGAAATTTGGCGGAGCGCAATTAGTACAACAAGAACCAGATGCTTCCAGTTTCCCAAATGGAGGAATTAGAAATACATTTGAAGCAAGAGGATATACAGCTTGGGATCCAACTTCTCCAGCTTTTATTTTTGGAACTACATTATGTATTCCTACCGTTTTTATATCCTATACAGGAGAAGCACTAGATAATAAAATCCCTTTATTGAGAGCTTTGTCAGCGATGGATGAAGCGGCTACGGAAGTATGTAAATATTTTGATAAGAATGTAAAGAAAGTTACTGCAACCTTAGGATGGGAGCAAGAATATTTCTTAATCGATAAATCTTTAGCTGATTCTCGACCTGATCTTGTTATGACAGGAAGAACACTGTTGGGGCATACCTCTGCAAAAGGACAGCAATTGGATGACCATTATTTTGGTTCGATTCCAACTCGTGCTTTGACTTATATGAGAGATTTGGAGCAAGAGTGTATGTTGTTAGGAATTCCTGTTAAAACACGTCATAATGAAGTGGCTCCAAATCAATTTGAGCTAGCACCTATTTTTGAGGAGACAAACTTAGCTGTAGATCATAACTGTTTATTAATGGATGTAATGCAAAAAGTAGCAGAGCGCCATGATTTGAGAGTATTGTTTCATGAAAAACCATTTAAGGGCGTTAATGGTTCAGGGAAACACAACAACTGGTCATTAGCAACTGATACTGGAGTAAACTTGTTAAGTCCTAGTAAAACGCCAATGAGTAATTTACAGTTTTTGACTTTCTTTATCAATACTATAAAAGCTGTAAATGATTATGAATCATTATTAAGAGGTGCAATCGCAACTGCAAGTAATGATCATCGATTAGGTGCAAATGAAGCGCCACCGGCAATTATCTCTGTGTTTATTGGAGAGCAATTGACAAAAGTCTTAGCGGAGTTAGAAGGGGTGACTACCGGAAAATTATCTCCAGAAGAGAAGACCGATTTAAAATTGAATGTAGTAGGTAAAATTCCAGATGTACTTTTGGATAATACGGATAGAAACAGAACCTCACCATTTGCTTTCACAGGAAATAAATTTGAGTTCAGAGCAGTAGGGTCTTCAGCAAATTGCGCCAATGCTATGACTACTTTGAATACGATTGTAGCTAAACAATTAAGAGATTTTAAAATTGAGGTAGATGCTTTGATTGAATCAAAAGACATGAAGAAAGACGATGCGATTTTCAATGTTTTGAGAGAATATATCAAAGTTTCTAAAAAAGTTCTTTTTGAAGGTGACGGATATAGCGAAGAGTGGGAAATTGAAGCGGCTAAAAGAGGTTTGAGTAACTTTAAAACGACTCCTGAAGCATTGAAAGCAAGAGCTTCAAAACAAGCTTTGGATTTATTCTCGGAAATGGGAATTATGAACAACATTGAGGTAGAAGCCCGCTACGAAATTGAATTGGAAGAATACACTAAAAAAATTCAAATTGAAGGTAGAGTTTTAGGTGATATTTCAAAAAACCATGTTATTCCTACAGCAATTCGTTACCAAAATATGTTGATTGAAAATGTAAAAGGATTAAAAGAAATTTTTGGTGATGAGTTTAAAACAATTGCTAAGGAGCAAATTATTTTAATCAAAGAAATTTCAGGTCATATTGAAGGAATCAATTCCAAAGTAGAAGAGATGACTAATGAAAGAAAAACAGCAAACAATTTAGCCGATGCTCAAGAAATGGCTGAAGCGTATTGTAATAAAGTAAAACCATATTTTGAAATTATCAGAAACCACTGTGATAAACTGGAGTTGTTGGTAGATAATGAAATCTGGACATTGACTAAATACAGAGAGTTGTTGTTTACTAAATAG
- a CDS encoding AIR synthase related protein, producing the protein MSSDTSKRYALRGVSASKEDVHNAIKNIDKGLFPQAFCKIVPDYLTQDEDYCLIMHADGAGTKSSLAYMYWKETGNISVWKGIAQDALIMNIDDLLCVGATDNILLSSTIGRNKNLIPAEVISAIINGTEELIKELDSFGVTIHSTGGETADVGDIVRTIIVDSTVTARMKRSKVIDNANIKAGDVIVGLASFGQATYEKSYNGGMGSNGLTSARHDVFGKYLATKYPESFDAAVPSELIYSGQVNLTDSVENSPIDAGQLVLSPTRTYAPIIKKILDQYSSDEIHGMVHCSGGAQTKILHFVQNLHIIKDNLFPVPPLFQLIQEQSKTDWKEMYQVFNCGHRMEIYVPEAIAQDIIAISKSFNVDAQIVGRVEAADAKKLTITSEYGTFEY; encoded by the coding sequence ATGAGTTCAGATACTTCAAAAAGATATGCGCTTCGCGGTGTTTCGGCATCCAAAGAAGACGTGCATAACGCTATAAAAAACATTGATAAAGGATTGTTTCCTCAAGCATTTTGTAAAATCGTCCCGGATTATTTAACCCAAGACGAAGACTATTGTCTGATTATGCATGCTGACGGAGCGGGAACTAAATCTTCTCTGGCGTACATGTATTGGAAAGAAACAGGAAACATTTCTGTTTGGAAAGGTATTGCGCAAGATGCATTGATTATGAATATCGATGATTTACTATGTGTAGGGGCAACGGATAATATTTTACTTTCATCCACCATTGGAAGAAACAAAAACCTGATTCCTGCCGAAGTAATTTCAGCAATCATCAATGGAACCGAAGAATTAATCAAAGAACTGGATTCTTTTGGGGTGACTATTCATTCCACTGGAGGTGAAACGGCTGACGTAGGTGATATCGTTCGAACTATTATTGTAGATTCTACCGTAACAGCTCGTATGAAACGTTCTAAAGTAATTGACAATGCTAATATTAAAGCGGGTGACGTAATTGTGGGATTGGCTTCTTTTGGTCAGGCCACTTATGAAAAAAGCTATAACGGCGGAATGGGAAGTAACGGATTAACATCGGCGCGCCATGATGTATTCGGAAAATATTTGGCAACGAAATATCCTGAGAGTTTTGATGCTGCAGTTCCTTCAGAATTAATCTATTCCGGACAAGTAAATCTTACTGATTCAGTTGAGAATTCACCAATAGACGCAGGTCAATTAGTACTTTCACCAACCAGAACGTATGCACCCATTATCAAGAAAATTTTAGATCAATATTCATCTGATGAAATTCACGGAATGGTGCATTGCAGCGGAGGAGCGCAAACTAAGATTTTACATTTTGTACAAAATCTACACATTATTAAAGATAATTTATTTCCGGTTCCACCTTTGTTTCAATTAATTCAAGAACAATCCAAAACCGATTGGAAAGAAATGTACCAAGTTTTCAATTGTGGACACCGAATGGAAATTTATGTTCCCGAAGCTATTGCCCAAGACATTATCGCAATTTCAAAATCGTTTAATGTGGACGCACAAATCGTAGGTAGAGTAGAGGCAGCCGATGCTAAAAAACTCACTATTACCAGCGAATACGGTACTTTCGAATATTAA
- a CDS encoding DUF4242 domain-containing protein — translation MPKYVIEREIPGAGKLTADQLRAISQTSCGVLGKMGPQIQWVNSQVTANKIYCTYIAPNEEMVREHAKLGGFPANSVNQVFTTIDPTTAEQTV, via the coding sequence ATGCCTAAATATGTAATTGAAAGAGAAATTCCTGGTGCCGGCAAACTTACTGCCGATCAGCTAAGAGCCATTTCACAAACTTCCTGTGGAGTACTGGGTAAGATGGGCCCACAAATTCAATGGGTCAACAGTCAAGTAACAGCTAACAAAATCTATTGTACGTATATTGCCCCTAACGAGGAGATGGTTCGCGAACATGCAAAACTAGGTGGTTTTCCAGCAAACTCGGTTAATCAAGTATTTACAACCATTGACCCAACAACTGCAGAACAAACAGTTTAG